A region of the Geomonas subterranea genome:
CTCCGGGTCCCCGATCCACTCCAGGAGCGCGTCGGACTTCACGTTCATCCTGGTCGATATGATGACCCGCGCGAAGTTATGCAGCACCCGTGGCAGGAAGCTCGAGTCGATGTGCTTGCCGAAGATGTTGCGGTAGATCTCCACCTCGGTGTTCAGATCCATGACGTAGGGGATGTTGATGAACTCGATGCGGTCCGAGAAGGACTGCACCCCCTCGATGCTCCGCTCGTCCTCGGGGTTCATGAGCGCGATGAACAGGCTGCGCACGTTCTCCTCGATGTCCTCAACCTTGTGGATCCCTTCGCTGATGATGTTGTGCAGCTCCAGGAGCCGCTCGGCGTTGTGGGACTTCACGTCCATGAGGGCATAGATGCCGTTGTTGGTCTTGGCGAAGTTGGAGAAGATGTACTTCACCTCGTTGCTGTCGCCCAAGAGGAGGTCTACCTTCCTCTGCAGCATGTCGTTGGTGAGGATGTTCTGCTTCATCGACTTGTCGCCCGGGTTGAACACCGTGATCCCCTCGCCCAGCCTGCGGTTGAAGCGGTAGGGGCGCACCTTGATCATGCGGAAGATGTCGGTGGGGTCGTCCAGCCGCGCCGAGAGCGCCTGGAATATGGAGGTGCAGATGGTGCAGGGTGAGTCCCGGAACACCCAGTCGTACTCCTTCTCGGTGAAGAGCTTCCATTTGAAGGAATTGTTCTGGAAGACGTCATCGAAAAAGGCGCGCCGCTGGGCCTTGTCGATCATGAGCAGCGGGCTGTCATGGGACGGGCAGGGGACCTCGACCACGTCGCCGCCGCGCAACAAGGCCCGGGTATCGAGGTGGTCGTGGCTCTCCAGTTCGTACTCGTCAAGCAGGTGGGAAAGCTTTTCCACGAAGGCGCTGACCTGGTGCTCCTTGAAGCTTCCCAGGACGCGACGGTCCAGGTGCCAGACCACCTCGTAGGTCCTCCCCTCGTCGGTGCTGGCGTACTCCTCGAACTTCATCAGCACGTTGTTGAGGAACGTGCTCTTGCCCGAGCCCGGAGGCCCCTCGAAGATGTAGATCTTGTTCTGGCGCGCCCCGCTCTTCATGTCGGCGACGTGGCTCATGAAACGGTTCGCGAACAGGCGGTCGGCAAAGAACGGGCGGTCGGAGTTCTGCACGAAGAGCTTGGTGGTATCGTAGGGGACGAAGTTGATGGACTCCGGGTCCTCGGGATATTCGTCGGTTCCGGCGTTGACGTAGCTACTCACCATGTCGTGGAAGAGTTGGAAGATGTTGCGCATCATCCCTTCCGGCTTCTCGGTGACGAGCTGCATGTATTCCTCGAACGACATGTGCGTGGCGTTCTTGTGCTCGACGATGGTGCGGCTCAACTGCTTTATGACTGTCTCTAGATCTGGCATAGTTTATCCGCCTGTCACAGTACCTGCCGGCTGAGGACCTTGTCCTTCATGGTGTACACCACCCGCTGCCAGGTGATTTCTGGCTCTTCCACACCTTCCCGCCCGGAGCTGCCGCGCGGCTGTTCCATCAACGCCTCGCTGGTCTCCAACTGCACCGGCGCCCCCCACAGGTACTCGATGCCGACCATGGTGTTGGCGATGTATTCCGAGACCAGCTGTTTTCCCTCGAAATGGTGTACCAGGTAGAGCATCCCCTCCTCGCCACGCTCCGGTGCAATCTCGATGTGCGGCGGATGGTACAGTGAGGCAAGCACCATATCCCGGTATTCGTTGGCGTCCCGGCTCTTGACGTAGTACTGCCAGACCATGCGCTGCGGGTCGAGCCGCTTGCCGGTCACGAACAGGTCGTAGCGGTTGGTGAACTCCTGGTCCACGAAGTCCTTGATGAAGAGGTAGTCGCAGTAGTTGCTCCTGATCTTGAACAGATATTCGTCGCCTTTGCCCGTCGCGGCATCGAAGTGCTTCCTCTCTTCCCGGTCGGAGAGCCGGTCGAACTCGTAACCGGTCTTCCCCTTGTCGCCGTTCTCCTTCAACTGGTACATGAGCCGCATGCCCAAAGCGTACGGGTTCATGCCGACCCGCGGCATGGAGGTGACGCCGGCATGGACGCGGGCGAAGTCGACCTCGTGCCCCTTGATGCGGTCATCCACCAGGAAGAGCTTCTCGTGCCAGTAGCTCGCCCACCCCTCGTTCATGATCTTGGTACGGATCTGCGGCTGGAAGAAGATCGAGGTCTTTCTTACCACCTCGAGCACGCTGCGCATCCACTGGTTCTCGTCACGCGCCAGAAATTCGGAGTTCTCGATGAGGAACTTCATCAGGTCGCGCCGCTCCACCCGTTTCACGTTCTGGCTCTTGGCGAAGTGCGCCTCCATCTCGGGATACTTGGCAGTCACCTCGGCGAAGAAGATGCGCTCCCCTTCCTCCCTGTTCTGGGCGATGGCCTCGTTGTAGCGCGCCACCTCTTTCAGGTACTCCCCTACCGGAAGCTTCTTCTCGACCTGCAGGAAGACGTCGAAGTAATAGTCCAAGCGGCTCGAGGTGGCGGCCTCCGGCGCCATGAACAGGGGCGAGAGTTCGTCGTGGTAGCCGACCAGGTTGTCGATGGAGCGGGCGAACTCGAGGATGTAGTCCACCCAACGCCCCTTCTCGGCTCTGAGCTTCGCTATCACCCGCTTGTCCGAGAGTGCCTGCCCGGTGAAGTCGTATTCCCAGGTGTGCCTGAAGTAGAGGTTGTTCTGGAAGAAGTCGATGTGGCCCAGCACGTGGTAGAAGATCATCACGTTGAGCCAGTCCGGGTTATTGTCGTTGTAGAACGAGATGGGGGGGCGCGTGTTGATCACGGTCTCGTAGGGGTTGTGCGGGTAAAGCTCGTATTCGCCCTTGCCCCGGAGCACCTCCACGTCGTGCACCCAATAGTCGTACAGGGTCGGGATCATGACCTTTGGCGAGAGCTCGATGAGATCCCGGTTGGTCACGATGTACTCGAGGCTCTCGTCGGTGAAGGAGAGTCCTGCGGCGCGTGCCCGCTCCTTGCACCCTTCCATGATCGCCTTGGTATGTTGGTTGATCAGTTCCATAACCGCCTCTTGCCACCTATCGTCCCCTCCCCCGGAGGGGGAGGGACAGGGAGGGGGAAGGTTCAGCTCTCGTGTTAAGAAATCAGCCTCTTGATCCCCTCGATCACCCGGGCCTCCTCGGCGTCCTCGTGCATGATGTCCATGCGCAAAAGGTCGGGCTTGTCGCGGAGGAGCCCCGAATTCTCAAGGTAGCGCGCCACTTCGGTCCACTGCGTCCCCGCGTGTTCCGCGA
Encoded here:
- a CDS encoding SpoVR family protein, producing MELINQHTKAIMEGCKERARAAGLSFTDESLEYIVTNRDLIELSPKVMIPTLYDYWVHDVEVLRGKGEYELYPHNPYETVINTRPPISFYNDNNPDWLNVMIFYHVLGHIDFFQNNLYFRHTWEYDFTGQALSDKRVIAKLRAEKGRWVDYILEFARSIDNLVGYHDELSPLFMAPEAATSSRLDYYFDVFLQVEKKLPVGEYLKEVARYNEAIAQNREEGERIFFAEVTAKYPEMEAHFAKSQNVKRVERRDLMKFLIENSEFLARDENQWMRSVLEVVRKTSIFFQPQIRTKIMNEGWASYWHEKLFLVDDRIKGHEVDFARVHAGVTSMPRVGMNPYALGMRLMYQLKENGDKGKTGYEFDRLSDREERKHFDAATGKGDEYLFKIRSNYCDYLFIKDFVDQEFTNRYDLFVTGKRLDPQRMVWQYYVKSRDANEYRDMVLASLYHPPHIEIAPERGEEGMLYLVHHFEGKQLVSEYIANTMVGIEYLWGAPVQLETSEALMEQPRGSSGREGVEEPEITWQRVVYTMKDKVLSRQVL
- a CDS encoding serine protein kinase PrkA, which translates into the protein MPDLETVIKQLSRTIVEHKNATHMSFEEYMQLVTEKPEGMMRNIFQLFHDMVSSYVNAGTDEYPEDPESINFVPYDTTKLFVQNSDRPFFADRLFANRFMSHVADMKSGARQNKIYIFEGPPGSGKSTFLNNVLMKFEEYASTDEGRTYEVVWHLDRRVLGSFKEHQVSAFVEKLSHLLDEYELESHDHLDTRALLRGGDVVEVPCPSHDSPLLMIDKAQRRAFFDDVFQNNSFKWKLFTEKEYDWVFRDSPCTICTSIFQALSARLDDPTDIFRMIKVRPYRFNRRLGEGITVFNPGDKSMKQNILTNDMLQRKVDLLLGDSNEVKYIFSNFAKTNNGIYALMDVKSHNAERLLELHNIISEGIHKVEDIEENVRSLFIALMNPEDERSIEGVQSFSDRIEFINIPYVMDLNTEVEIYRNIFGKHIDSSFLPRVLHNFARVIISTRMNVKSDALLEWIGDPEKYRLYCDENLQILKMEIYTGHIPEWLSEEDRKRLNAKRRKKIIAESEHEGDHGFSGRESIKIFSDFYSAYARKDKMITMNNLSTFFTRWHKELKESIPDGFMESLVHNYDYVVLQEVKEALYYYNEAQIERDILHYMFAVNFEPGAVEVCRFTGEKLEITEEFLAGIERRLLGAKVEDEARFAFRQETQREYTGRTLTQEIMVEGKRAQDTALFQSLHDRYVFNLKEKVLEPFLENANFRRAIKDFDTETFKTYDKRIRDDVTFLINNLSSEKFKYTKQCAKEICVYVIDNDLARKFHV